In Pelecanus crispus isolate bPelCri1 chromosome Z, bPelCri1.pri, whole genome shotgun sequence, the following are encoded in one genomic region:
- the SELENOP gene encoding LOW QUALITY PROTEIN: selenoprotein P (The sequence of the model RefSeq protein was modified relative to this genomic sequence to represent the inferred CDS: substituted 3 bases at 3 genomic stop codons): MWAGLGLVLALCLLPGGGTEIQNCKEPPEWHIGEENPMLNSRGSVTVVALLQASUYLCLLQASRLEDLRVKLQNEGLVNISYVVVNHQGTYSQRKFHLLKESVSDYITVYQQDEQQADVWTTLNGNKDDFLIYDRCGRLVYHLGLPYSFLSFQYVEESIKIAYCENKCGNCSYTEPDIDGVCKNITQKADEKLTEIEPKPTGQHSHHHSLHRHRQHHHREGSRHSKNENHQASSETQRHHPHSGQRRRVFGRNRHDQTGNHEQVDTVPAGESVEITQDKKLXKKGKTSCKNQLTXNWQTASDSTSSSXCCH; the protein is encoded by the exons AtgtgggctgggctggggctagTTCTGGCTCTCTGTCTCCTCCCAGGAGGAGGGACAGAGATCCAGAACTGCAAGGAGCCCCCAGAATGGCACATTGGGGAGGAGAACCCAATGCTGAACTCTAGGGGCTCAGTAACAGTGGTGGCTCTCCTCCAAGCTAGCTGATACTTGTGCCTGCTGCAGGCTTCCAG ATTGGAGGACCTGCGAGTGAAGTTACAGAATGAAGGACTGGTCAATATCTCGTATGTAGTTGTCAACCATCAGGGAACTTATTCCCAGAGGAAATTTCACCTGCTGAAAGAAAGTGTTTCAGACTATATTACTGTCTACCAGCAAGATGAACAGCAAGCTGATGTCTGGACTactttaaatggaaacaaagatGACTTTCTCATCTATGACAG ATGCGGCCGTCTAGTGTATCACCTGGGTCTGCCCTATTCCTTCCTGTCTTTCCAATATGTAGAAGAATCTATTAAGATTGCATACTGTGAAAACAAGTGTGGAAACTGCTCTTACACG GAACCTGATATTGATGGTGTATGTAAAAACATCAcacaaaaagcagatgaaaagctAACAGAGATAGAACCCAAGCCAACTGGTCAACATTCACATCACCACAGCCTGCACAGACATAGACAACACCACCACCGCGAGGGCAGTCGTCATTCCAAAAATGAGAACCATCAGGCTTCTTCTGAAACTCAAAGACATCATCCTCACAGTGGTCAGCGTCGTAGAGTTTTTGGCCGTAACAGACATGATCAGACAGGTAATCATGAACAGGTAGACACTGTTCCTGCAGGGGAAAGTGTGGAAATTACACAAGataaaaagctatgaaaaaaagggaagaccAGCTGTAAAAACCAGTTAACTTGAAATTGGCAGACAGCATCAGACTCAACTTCTAGTAGCTGATGCTGTCATTGA